From the genome of Anopheles moucheti chromosome 3, idAnoMoucSN_F20_07, whole genome shotgun sequence, one region includes:
- the LOC128303010 gene encoding serine/arginine repetitive matrix protein 1-like, which translates to MWQKWNFFAPIPRGWDAVLDDRFSTEPSTTSRFGSLSSTSTYRPSFSSGSYRSPRATTTSTTSTTAPSSTVSSFISRYSSLAADKEKERERDKAKEEERRKERELREREREKERDREKERLIETSKKLEAELKESKPAPLKKSSLIAAKYGSSKDVADDSSTKSGAAGKLQSTKDAGVKPKKENAPPVTFTTRYGRAGVAREQSREPSPATRTNSSTSIAQRSRHRDPSPAPTTVTEKARSRDPSPAVETKRTGGYALAIASKLSGTKLPQQSAPNEYRRQSSGTAFGQSRARSRDPSPTVRTRTSREPSPMEQRRIQLANKMIATATRSRDPSPAPVQQLKQSKTNSGADPKQRFTSSITIKTGPGVRSRDPSPAEGRKIPTFGNASKVRSRDPSPADPKRSASALSARASRTGNESGLVKPSTFGSARKTRDPSPSVGSKVRSRDPSPATVPRRSSREPSPAESVREKYGLGGPGAYRPYGRSNSALGAGNRFGASASPVPKSPLADLALSYMTSSEAIAARTSRPSSRLRLNSQSREPSQCSSPLTASQIFSPEPRPVPNDDQQRAGSTSSETTATSSSSEESSEETESSVEPEPKIFIEITLVTRGTSPTPPGATPLIRARRAEMCKTIEKTIQKQLLPVETADKQIQSDRLDDSTKYLRYGQPSTRSWSPYVDQKYGTLSPTLGYTRYSSASSRYSRDSPSFSRETSVSSSKSDAPEKRELSTLAARVKELSLSKSNSKSTSSRSSTVSSPGGKQKTPPKQKSPEKPPPAPSKDSPSPVRSVANKDFRKSALNMGPAPDRPRKSSTSSSKSSSSSASTATPVAETNGSTSRIPHVRQQNGTKVAKRSDRSASSSSEDTSSTGGSSGTDTDREQSITRTAPNEQDDLSTATDASNANNELLLRAIQLLVR; encoded by the exons ATGTGGCAAAAGTGGAACTTTTTCGCACCCATTCCACGCGGCTGGGATGCAGTCTTGGACgatcgt TTCTCGACCGAACCTTCAACTACGtcccggttcggttcgttgAGTTCCACGAGCACCTACCGTCCATCATTCTCTTCCGGGAGCTACCGGTCACCGCGAGCAACGACCACCTCGACCACGTCGACCACTGCTCCAAGCTCAACCGTTTCCTCGTTCATCAGCCGGTACTCGAGTTTGGCGGCCGATAAAGAAAAGGAACGGGAAAGAGACAAGGCAAAGGAAGAGGAGCGACGGAAGGAGCGCGAGTTACGGGAGAGAGAACGCGAAAAGGAACGTGACCGCGAGAAGGAACGTTTGATCGAAACGTCCAAGAAGCTTGAGGCAGAGTTAAAGGAAAGCAAGCCGGCACCGTTGAAGAAGTCCTCTCTGATAGCGGCAAAGTACGGTTCCAGCAAGGACGTTGCCGACGATTCTTCCACAAAGAGTGGTGCAGCCGGTAAGCTTCAATCCACTAAAGACGCTGGCGTAAAgccgaagaaagaaaatgcgCCGCCAGTGACGTTCACCACCCGATATGGACGCGCTGGAGTTGCGCGAGAACAGTCCCGTGAGCCGAGTCCAGCGACGAGAACGAACTCTTCCACCTCTATCGCCCAGCGTAGCAGGCATCGCGATCCAAGTCCGGCTCCCACCACCGTCACCGAAAAGGCACGTTCGCGTGATCCAAGTCCTGCGGTGGAAACTAAGCGTACCGGAGGATACGCGTTGGCAATCGCCAGTAAGCTGTCCGGTACGAAGCTACCGCAACAGAGTGCTCCCAATGAGTATCGACGGCAATCGAGCGGGACGGCGTTTGGACAGAGTCGGGCAAGATCGCGCGATCCAAGCCCTACAGTGCGCACTAGAACATCACGCGAACCTAGTCCCATGGAGCAGAGACGCATTCAGTTAGCCAATAAGATGATCGCCACAGCAACCCGGTCCCGCGATCCGAGTCCTGCACCCGTGCAGCAGCTGAAACAGAGCAAGACGAATAGTGGTGCCGATCCAAAGCAGAGGTTCACCAGCTCCATAACGATCAAAACGGGACCGGGTGTTCGGTCACGCGATCCCAGTCCAGCCGAAGGGCGAAAGATCCCAACGTTCGGTAATGCGAGTAAGGTGCGATCGCGAGACCCAAGTCCGGCGGATCCGAAACGCTCCGCATCGGCGTTGAGTGCACGTGCGTCTCGCACAGGCAACGAATCTGGGCTAGTGAAGCCATCGACATTTGGAAGTGCAAGGAAAACGCGTGATCCAAGTCCCAGTGTCGGCAGTAAAGTTCGCAGTCGGGATCCAAGTCCTGCGACGGTTCCACGCCGATCCTCTCGTGAACCAAGCCCGGCCGAGTCAGTCCGTGAGAAGTATGGACTTGGCGGACCCGGAGCGTATCGACCGTACGGACGTTCGAATAGTGCACTCGGCGCTGGTAACCGGTTTGGTGCTAGTGCTAGCCCTGTTCCGAAGAGTCCATTGGCGGATCTTGCACTATCGTACATGACATCCAGTGAGGCAATCGCGGCACGAACGAGTCGTCCGTCATCAAGGCTACGACTGAACTCACAATCCCGAGAACCTTCGCAGTGCTCATCACCGTTGACGGCGAGTCAGATCTTTTCGCCCGAACCACGACCAGTCCCGAACGATGATCAACAGCGCGCGGGATCTACATCATCGgaaaccaccgccaccagctCATCGTCCGAAGAATCGTCGGAAGAAACGGAAAGTAGCGTTGAGCCCGAACCGAAGATATTTATCGAAATAACGCTTGTAACGCGTGGCACGTCCCCAACGCCACCGGGTGCAACGCCGCTGATAAGAGCCCGCAGGGCAGAGATGTGCAAGACTATCGAAAAGACTATTCAGAAGCAACTGTTACCGGTTGAAACGGCTGACAAACAGATCCAATCGGATCGGTTGGACGATTCGACCAAATATTTACGCTATGGACAACCTTCGACCCGCAGTTGGTCTCCGTACGTAGACCAAAAGTATGGAACTTTATCGCCGACACTTGGATATACGCGCTATTCAAGTGCATCTTCGCGCTACAGCCGCGATAGCCCAAGCTTCAGCCGTGAAACAAGCGTGAGCTCCTCGAAGAGCGATGCACCCGAGAAGCGGGAGCTATCAACACTAGCAGCCCGAGTGAAAGAGCTTAGCCTGTCGAAATCCAACAGCAAGTCCACGAGCAGCCGCTCGTCAACGGTAAGCTCCCCGGGTGGTAAGCAGAAGACGCCACCCAAACAGAAATCTCCTGAAAAGCCTCCTCCAGCACCGTCAAAGGATAGCCCATCACCAGTTCGGTCTGTCGCGAACAAAGACTTCCGCAAGTCCGCCCTGAACATGGGCCCAGCTCCAGACCGACCGCGCAAATCTTCCACATCGTCAAGCAAGTCTTCCAGCTCGTCGGCTTCCACCGCAACGCCGGTCGCTGAGACGAACGGATCGACAAGTCGCATTCCACACGTACGGCAGCAGAATGGCACCAAGGTGGCGAAACGCTCGGACCGATCCGCATCGTCCAGCTCGGAAGACACCAGCAGCACCGGCGGTTCTTCCGGTACCGATACAGACCGCGAGCAGTCGATCACGCGTACGGCGCCAAACGAGCAGGACGATCTCAGCACCGCGACGGATGCCTCGAACGCCAACAATGAGCTGCTACTGCGCGCGATACAGCTG CTGGTACGATAA
- the LOC128305196 gene encoding uncharacterized protein LOC128305196 has protein sequence MAILLIHLRRILLLVTVVYLVGEFVRKLLYGGTAAVLRSSRSVSGFLFAKRLHLQPWFYIYTVYLYALLQNGPGFNQLNLFDNFFR, from the coding sequence ATGGCAATACTCTTGATACACTTGCGCCGCATTTTGCTTCTGGTCACGGTCGTCTATCTGGTCGGGGAGTTCGTGCGGAAGCTGCTGTACGGCGGTACGGCGGCCGTACTGCGCTCTTCGCGTTCCGTCAGCGGTTTCCTGTTTGCGAAACGGCTTCACCTTCAGCCCTGGTTCTACATCTACACCGTTTATCTGTACGCGCTGCTCCAGAACGGGCCCGGCTTTAATCAGCTGAATCTGTTCGATAACTTCTTCCGATAA
- the LOC128304510 gene encoding chitinase-3-like protein 1 yields the protein MVRVALLCFTVFVVLCNIEARKPIVCYYASWATYRSTRGQFNVEHIDPFLCTHLMYAFFGVDGTGAVRVLDPWLDLEDGGGRGNIRRFNELRQLNPQLKTLAAIGGASVDSALFSHIAASGALRAAFARSARDFCLTHGFDGVDVGWEFPGMHDGDTANDKQNFVLMLSELAVELRSHGLLVTAALAASETIASIAYDIAGIVPHLDFINLMAYDYSGAWNEFTGHNAPLFAGPSDQNDYQRMLNVDHSVNYWLSQGAPHSALVLGVPAYGRSFTLSNAASNGLRAPADGAGMPGPYTDQPGFMAYHEACGHFLPGSSWQRVWEETQRVPYGFFDHQWIGYDDRASILEKCNYVNSRNLAGMMMWSIDMDDFHGYCGTNFNLLRTINECLM from the exons ATGGTTCGCGTTGCTCTTCTGTGTTTTACCGTGTTTGTTGTGCTGTGCAACATAGAGGCAAGAA AACCTATTGTATGCTACTACGCCTCCTGGGCCACGTACCGTTCGACAAGAGGGCAGTTCAATGTGGAACACATTGATCCATTCCTTTGCACCCATCTCATGTACGCGTTCTTTGGTGTCGACGGTACCGGTGCGGTAAGAGTGCTGGATCCCTGGCTAGACCTGGAGGATGGCGGTGGCCGTGGTAACATTCGTCGCTTCAACGAACTGCGGCAGCTCAACCCGCAACTCAAAACATTAGCCGCCATCGGTGGAGCATCTGTCGATTCGGCGCTGTTTTCGCACATTGCAGCGAGTGGCGCATTGCGCGCTGCTTTCGCACGTAGCGCACGCGATTTTTGTCTCACCCACGGATTCGACGGTGTGGATGTAGGTTGGGAGTTCCCGGGCATGCATGACGGCGATACGGCTAACGATAAGCAGAATTTTGTGCTCATGTTATCAGAGCTGGCCGTTGAGCTTCGGTCTCATGGGTTGCTGGTAACGGCGGCACTCGCTGCCAGTGAAACAATTGCCTCCATTGCGTACGACATTGCCGGTATTGTTCCACATTTGGATTTTATCAATCTGATGGCTTACGATTACAGCGGAGCATGGAACGAATTTACCGGCCACAATGCACCGCTGTTCGCTGGACCCTCGGATCAGAACGATTATCAACGGATGCTCAACGTGGATCATAGCGTCAACTATTGGCTAAGTCAGGGTGCGCCTCATTCAGCGCTAGTACTGGGAGTTCCCGCATACGGACGATCCTTCACGCTGTCGAACGCGGCTTCCAATGGATTGCGGGCACCAGCGGATGGGGCCGGAATGCCGGGCCCGTACACGGACCAGCCCGGTTTCATGGCATACCACGAGGCGTGTGGCCACTTTCTACCTGGATCCAGCTGGCAGCGTGTGTGGGAAGAAACACAACGGGTCCCGTACGGATTTTTCGACCATCAGTGGATTGGATACGACGACAGGGCAAGCATTCTGGAGAAGTGTAACTACGTCAATAGTCGCAACCTTGCCGGTATGATGATGTGGTCAATCGATATGGATGATTTTCATGGATACTGTGGCACTAACTTTAATTTACTCCGAACTATCAACGAGTGTCTAATGTGA